Below is a window of Campylobacter canadensis DNA.
ATTTGGGTTATTCATACAATAAGCGTCAAGATTCTTTAGTTGATAAATTAGAAGAATATCAAAATAAAACAATCTTACCAAAATCACAATTACCAGCAAATAATGAAAATAAGGATAAATAATGCTAACTGATATATATACAAAACAAAAAGAAAATAATGAAAAAGCGTGCAATGCACTAAAAAAAGAATTTCAAACAATTAGAAGTGGTAAGGTAAATATATCAATACTTGATAATATTATGGTTGATTATTATGGCAGCCCAACTCCACTTAATCAAGTTGCTAGCGTTTTAGCTACTGATGCAACTACAATCACAATCAACCCTTGGGAAAAAAATATGGTAAAGGTGATTGATAGCGCTATTAAAGCAGCAAATATTGGAGTAAATCCTAATGCTGATGCTGATGGTATAAAATTATTTTTTCCACCAATGACAAAAGAGCAAAGAGAAGAAAATGCAAAAATTGCAAAAGCAATGGGTGAAAAATGCAAAGTAGCAATAAGAAACATAAGAAAAGATGCTAATGATGAGGTTAAAAAATTAGAAAAAGACAAAGTTCTAAGTGAAGATGAAGCAAAAAAAGCTTATGATGAAATTCAAAAAGCAACCGATTTAGCAATCGCAAAAACAGATGAATTAGTAAAAGAAAAAGAAACTCAATTACTAAAAGTATAAATTATGGCAAAAGTTAAATTTGCCACTATTTATGATAGATTTAAGGCAGGTATTATTGATTTATTTATGATAATGATGCCAATTCAGTATTTTTTTACGTACATAATTGCAGGCAGTGCATTTGAATATAGAAGTAGTCAAATGCTAATTGCCTATGCTAGTATTTTTTATATTTTTATACTTATATTATTTTTTTTATTTAAGGCTCAAAGCCCTGGGTATAAATATATGTTTTTACATTTAAGGGCTATTGATGGAAAAAAAGCAAATTTATACCAACTTGTACTAAGATTTATTATATTTTTAATAAGTTTTGCTTTTTTATTTGGAATTGTTTTTCCTTTTTTTAGAAAGGACAACAAATTTATACACGATATATTAAGTAAAACAATTGTTTTAAAGGAGTTAAAATGAATAGAAAAAGAATTTATAATCCACAAAGTAATGAAAACTTAACCGATAGAAGAGTTTTTAACGGTAATCCGCAAGGAATTTTAAATTTCACTAAAGCAAAATATGAATGGGCTTTAAAATTATGGGATTTAATGGAGGCTAACACTTGGTTTCCAAGAGAAGTTGATACTACAAAAGATGCTCTTGATTATAAATGCAATCTTACAAGTAGTGAAAAAAGAATGTATGATTTAGTTTGGAGTCAATTAATATCTATGGATAGTTTTCAAACAAACAATCTTGCTGATAATATAAACCCTTACATTACTGCACCTGAAATAAATGCAGTTTTAGCAAGACAAGCTTATGAAGAGGCAAATCATTCAAAATCTTATGCGGTAATGGTTGAAGCTATTTGTGAAAATACTGATTTAATTTATGAAATGGAAAAACACGACGCAACTTTACGCAAAAAAAATGATTTTATTTCAAGTCTTTATGAAGAACTCGCAGGAGATGTTACTGATGAAAAATTATTATTTGCAATGGTTGCAAATCAAATCTTAGAAGGGATTTATTTTTACAGTGGCTTTACAGCAATTTATGCTCTTGCTCGTGCTGGAAAAATGCTTGGCTCAGCTCAAATGATTAGATTTATTCAAAGAGATGAAATAACCCATCTTTTATTATTTCAAAATATGATTAATTCTGTTCGCAAAGAAAGACCTGATTTGTTTAATGATGCAAATATAGCTAAAATTTATTCAATGTTTGAAAAAGCTGCAGAGCTTGAAATTGAATGGGGTAAATATATAACTCAAAATCAAATTATGGGCTTTACTGATGATATAATTACTGAATATATTCATTATCTAGTAGATCAAAGACTAAGCGCAATAGGACTTGCAAAAAAATACAATGCAAAACATCCTATTAAATGGGTTGATGATTTTTCTAAATTCAATGACCAAAAAAGCAATTTCTTTGAAAGTAAAGTTACAAATTACAGCAAGGGAAGTTTAAGTTTTGATGATTTTTAAAGATAATTTTGAAAGAGAAAAATGTATAGAATTTGCAAATCAAATTAGCAAAGAAGTAAATCTAAGCAAAGAAGTAAAAGAAGCTTTTGCAAATACACCTCGTGAGATTTTTGTGCCAATTAGCGCTAATGCTTATGAGTTATTTGCAGCACCAATACACAAAAATCAATGGATTAGTTCTCCTATAACAGTTGCTAAAATGACTATGGCACTTGAATTAAAAAATGTTGATTGTATTTTAGAAATTGGCTGTGGTACTGGCTATCAAGCTGCATTATTATCTTATTTGGTTCGTAGGGTTTTTTCTCTTGAAAGAATTCAAAGTTTAGCCAATAATGCAATTAAAAATCTAAACGCAATCCAAGCAAAGGTTCAAGTAAGATATGCTGATGGTAATCTAGGCTTTAAAAACTATGCACCTTATGAAAGAATTTTACTTTCTGCATATACAAAAGAAATTCCTGATATTTTATTTGAACAACTTGAAGAAAACGGAATTTTAGTAGCACCAATTGGAGATGAAAACGAACAAGCAATAACAAAATTTACAAAAAGCAAAAATGGAATAAAAAAAGAAATATTAGATAAATGCGTTTTTGTACCTATGCTAAGTGGTTTAGAATAAATGCTAGAATTTTGGCAACATTTTTATGAAAATACTAATGTAGTAGCTTTTGATATTTTTGGTATTAAGGTTCGCTATTATGCGCTTTGTTATATTGTGTCGCTTTTACTTGCCTTATTTATAGCGATGAAAAATGCTAAAGATTTTTCTTTTTCTAAAAAAGAAATAGAAAATTATTTTATTTGGATTGAAATTGGTATTATTTTAGGGGCTAGACTTGGATTTGTGTTTGTTTATAGTGATTATAGATTTTATTACCTTACACATCCTTGGCAAATTTTTAATCCTTTTATGGGAGGTGAATTCGTAGGAATTGCTGGAATGAGTTTTCACGGTGCAGTTTTTGGTGCTTTTGTAGCTAGTTATTTATATGCAAAAAAACATAAAAAAAATTTATTTACTTTGCTTGATTTAGTTGCTTTTAGCGTTCCACTTGCTTATATTTTTGGAAGAATTGGAAATTTTTTAAACCATGAGTTGTTTGGAAGAAGCACTGAAGTTGCTTGGGGTGTTTATGTAGATGGCGTTTTAAGACATCCATCTCAACTTTATGAAGCATTTTGTGAAGGATTATTGGTATTTTTAGTAATTTTATACTTTAAAAAAAGACAAAAATTTACAGGTCAATTAATATGTATTTATGGGATTTCTTATTCTATTGCTAGATTTTTCTGCGAATTTTTTAGAGAACCTGATAGTAATTTAGGTTTGATTACTTTTTATTTATCAATGGGTCAAATTTTAAGTATAATAATGATTTTTATTTGCAGTATTGTTTATTTTAGGAGAAGAAATGAAAGTATTTAGAGTTTTTCATAGCACATTTGCGGTTGTGCTTTGTTGGTTTTTATTTTTTATAAGTTTTTTTGGTTGTGTGTCTTACATAAATGATTACACTAATTATTATATGCAGCCAAGCATTCAAAAAAATCATTCAAAAGAAGTTAGTCTTAATGATTGTATTGATTATGCGCAAAAAGAGTTTAAAGATTATGAGACAATAAATGTTGCAACACCAACTTTTTATAATAATTTATGTGAGATAAATTACTTCAATGCAAACTCAACTAAAGCTGAAAAAAAATCAAACATAGCATACTTTGATGGAGAAGAAAAATATACAAAAACCCCTACCTTAGGTGCTAAATTTTTATTTGGAATGCATTATAAAATTTTTCCTTTTAAAAGCACACAAAGCATTATTGAAGCACTTATTAGCATAGTTGCTTTTTGTATGTTTTTAATTATTCTTAGCGGTTTTTTTATTATTGGTAAGAAAAAAATATTTGAACTAAAAGGAAAAAATCCTTATGCTAAAAATTATGATTTTCATATCTTAGTTGGCACTTTTATTGCGGTGTTTTTAGGCTTTTTATCACTTAGTGGAATTGCTTTAAATTACGCAAAAGACATTGATAAGTTTTTTACAACAAAGGTTCAAAAAAAGCAAAGTAAAGAAAAAGTAAGTGTTGATAATTCTTATATTTTTGATACAAATAAAATATTAGAGTTTTACTCAACAGCAAGCGATAAACTTGGCACAAAAGAGCTAATAATCACACTAAACAAGGCTAAAAAACAAGTTCAAATAAGCCCTATTAAAAATATAAATTCATTAAAATCTTTTAATCAAAGTGCATCAAATAATATAGTTTTTGATGAAGAAAAAATGCT
It encodes the following:
- the frr gene encoding ribosome recycling factor; the protein is MLTDIYTKQKENNEKACNALKKEFQTIRSGKVNISILDNIMVDYYGSPTPLNQVASVLATDATTITINPWEKNMVKVIDSAIKAANIGVNPNADADGIKLFFPPMTKEQREENAKIAKAMGEKCKVAIRNIRKDANDEVKKLEKDKVLSEDEAKKAYDEIQKATDLAIAKTDELVKEKETQLLKV
- a CDS encoding RDD family protein, translated to MAKVKFATIYDRFKAGIIDLFMIMMPIQYFFTYIIAGSAFEYRSSQMLIAYASIFYIFILILFFLFKAQSPGYKYMFLHLRAIDGKKANLYQLVLRFIIFLISFAFLFGIVFPFFRKDNKFIHDILSKTIVLKELK
- a CDS encoding ribonucleotide-diphosphate reductase subunit beta is translated as MNRKRIYNPQSNENLTDRRVFNGNPQGILNFTKAKYEWALKLWDLMEANTWFPREVDTTKDALDYKCNLTSSEKRMYDLVWSQLISMDSFQTNNLADNINPYITAPEINAVLARQAYEEANHSKSYAVMVEAICENTDLIYEMEKHDATLRKKNDFISSLYEELAGDVTDEKLLFAMVANQILEGIYFYSGFTAIYALARAGKMLGSAQMIRFIQRDEITHLLLFQNMINSVRKERPDLFNDANIAKIYSMFEKAAELEIEWGKYITQNQIMGFTDDIITEYIHYLVDQRLSAIGLAKKYNAKHPIKWVDDFSKFNDQKSNFFESKVTNYSKGSLSFDDF
- a CDS encoding protein-L-isoaspartate(D-aspartate) O-methyltransferase, which codes for MIFKDNFEREKCIEFANQISKEVNLSKEVKEAFANTPREIFVPISANAYELFAAPIHKNQWISSPITVAKMTMALELKNVDCILEIGCGTGYQAALLSYLVRRVFSLERIQSLANNAIKNLNAIQAKVQVRYADGNLGFKNYAPYERILLSAYTKEIPDILFEQLEENGILVAPIGDENEQAITKFTKSKNGIKKEILDKCVFVPMLSGLE
- the lgt gene encoding prolipoprotein diacylglyceryl transferase, yielding MLEFWQHFYENTNVVAFDIFGIKVRYYALCYIVSLLLALFIAMKNAKDFSFSKKEIENYFIWIEIGIILGARLGFVFVYSDYRFYYLTHPWQIFNPFMGGEFVGIAGMSFHGAVFGAFVASYLYAKKHKKNLFTLLDLVAFSVPLAYIFGRIGNFLNHELFGRSTEVAWGVYVDGVLRHPSQLYEAFCEGLLVFLVILYFKKRQKFTGQLICIYGISYSIARFFCEFFREPDSNLGLITFYLSMGQILSIIMIFICSIVYFRRRNESI
- a CDS encoding PepSY-associated TM helix domain-containing protein, which codes for MKVFRVFHSTFAVVLCWFLFFISFFGCVSYINDYTNYYMQPSIQKNHSKEVSLNDCIDYAQKEFKDYETINVATPTFYNNLCEINYFNANSTKAEKKSNIAYFDGEEKYTKTPTLGAKFLFGMHYKIFPFKSTQSIIEALISIVAFCMFLIILSGFFIIGKKKIFELKGKNPYAKNYDFHILVGTFIAVFLGFLSLSGIALNYAKDIDKFFTTKVQKKQSKEKVSVDNSYIFDTNKILEFYSTASDKLGTKELIITLNKAKKQVQISPIKNINSLKSFNQSASNNIVFDEEKMLEDKSFSVKNNSFWQSVYEISFTFHRVKFAPIYLSLLLFACGILACVFIYKAMQMYAIKKKKANYLALANSAFFSCFNASIAYLIANKILSADLANRALMEQSFFYAIFVLSFALSFIFYKKQSILNYFSIALLVILLLCDFIFSYYSIVTVGFNIMWIIFIIFFARRKNGFVI